GTGTGGGACCGGAAATAATCAGAGGAGTACGCGCATCATCAATAAGGACGGAATCCACCTCATCCACAATGGCATAATGATGTTTGCGTTGAACCAGATCTCCTAGTTCCCTTGCCATATTGTCGCGGAGGTAGTCGAATCCGAATTCATTATTTGTTCCGTAGGTAATATCAGCGTTATAAGCAGCACGTCGTTCCGATGAATTCGGTTCGTGCATATCAATGCAATCCACCGTAAGGCCCAGGTATTCGAACAGAGGTCCGTTCCATTCTGAGTCGCGTCGGGAGAGGTAATTATTCACTGTAACTATATGCACTCCGCGTGCCGGGAGAGCGTTCAGGTAGACCGGGAGTGTAGCTACAAGTGTTTTTCCTTCTCCGGTAGCCATCTCCGAAATTTTACCCTGATGAAGCACGATGCCGCCAATCAGCTGCACATCGTAATGCACCATATCCCAGGTGACTTCATTGCCGGCTGCCATCCAGTGATTTTGCCAGGCTGCCGTATCACCGCTGATCCGTACATAACCTTTACGTACCGCAAGGTTCCTGTCCAGCTCTGTTGCTTTTACTTCCAGAACCGGATTCTCCTTTAAGCGTTTCGCTGTCTCCTTTACCACCGCAAACGCTTCGGGAAGAATTTCTTCGAGCTTTTCCTCTATTTTCTTCAGAATCTCCTTGTCCAGTTTTTCCGCCTCCGAGAACAATCGCTCTTTCGTGGGAATATCTGCGGCTGTTTCGGCTTCTTTTCGAAGCCGTTTCACTTCATTCTCTTCTATTTCAATGTATTCGGAAATGCGCTTGCGGAAGTTCGCCGTCATACTGCGCAGTTCATCGTGGTTAAGCTTCGCTATCTTTTCGGACGCCCGGTGAATCTCCTCCACCATGGGGCGGATCAACTTCAAGTCTCTCTCATACTTGCTTCCGAAGATCTTGGAAAGGAATCCGAGCATATTCATTAAATTGTATCCTGTTGTATCACAGGGGGAAAAGGATAACAAAAGTAAACTTTATTTGCCATGATCCGAAGGGAAGGGTCAATATTGATGCCAGGAAGACCGGGGAGGACGAATTGACAGGGAGAGATAAAAAAAACTCCCGGAAGCCAGGCTCCCGGGAGAAAAAAAAGGAGTTATAAACTCCTAATATTCATCCTCATTGAAGAAGAAATCCTCTTTGGTAGGATAATCAGGCCAGATTTCTTCAATGGATTCATACGACTCTCCTTCATCTTCAATTTCCTGAAGGTTTTCGATCACTTCCATAGGGGCGCCTGTACGAAGAGCAAAATCAATGAGCTCTTCTTTGGTCGCAGGCCACGGGGCGTCTTCCAGGTATTGTGCAAGTTCCAGTGTCCAGTACATAATTATCCTCCTTAGAGATGCTTTAAGGTAAAACGCAATTCAATCTAAAAGGTTGCTTTGCTCTCCTCCGCGCTCAGGGCCCTTGTGCAACATTCGTGCAAAAGTAGAAATTAGCCTCACATATCAAAGCTCCTGTGGAAAAAGATTCAAGGAAAGAAAAAGTAACTGAAAATCAGCCTATAAACGTGGCTTCCAGGGCATTTCAGGGCTCCCGGTGTCTGCCGAAATCCTCCGGGCCAGCACAAAGAGGTAATCAGACAGGCGGTTCAGGTATGTGATGATGATATTCTCCACAGGATGAGCCGCCGCCAACGCTACACTGAGCCTTTCCGCCCTGCGGCAAACGCAGCGTGCGATATGACAATACGACACCGTTGTGTGGCCTCCAGGCAGAATAAAAGATTTCATTTCAGGAAGACCTGAAAGCATCTCATCGATTTGCTTCTCCAGCAACTTCACATCCTCCTCACCAAGATCCGGCAATTTCATTCTTGCTTTTTCAGGATCCGATGCAAGGCTTGATCCGATGGTGAACAGGCGATCCTGGATCTCCCCCAGTATGTTTCCGAAAGGCATAGCTTCCTTCTGGTCGCGGATCAGTCCGATCCAGGAATTCAGTTCATCAACCGTACCGTAGGCTTCAATCCGTGCATGCGATTTCGGCACTCGCACACCACCTATGAGTGAAGTATCTCCTTTATCGCCGGTTTTTGTGTAAATTTTCATAACGCTGAATGATTGCTTTACCGGTTTGATGACTGGTTCAGAAGTTTAAATGAGACCGTTCCGCCGGGTGAACGAAAAACAGCAAAAAATAATCCGTCTGAAAATTCTCTCAGATCTATCTGTGCAGGGCTATGAAGGAATAAAACGATTTGTCCTGATCCGTTGTACACTGTTACCTCATAATCTCCTTCTGCTGTTTCCACATTGAAAATGCCGGGTCCCGGATTGGGGAAAGTTTTCACCTGCACCGCGGGAACAGTAAGCGCAGAAGTGACTATGGAAACTGTATCTGCGAATTTGCTTATCAGTTTGATATATGCAGCCTGTGTGTAAATTCCCACTTCTGTAACCTCCCAGGAATTCTCTGGCCAGGAAGTATTCCAGTCCTTATATGACTTCTGCACCGGCTGGTTCATGGGAGGTGAAATGGGCGGACCGGTATAAGAGCCGTCCGGCTGGTAGGTGGGATTAATGCCGCAGGTCAGAAAACCGGGAGGCGGTCCGATGTATGGTACGGCCGAACCGTCGTACACGGTTGCATCTCCGAACCAGCCGTGATAGATCTCACGGATCGGACGATCGGCGCCGTACACATCGCTTTTAACCAGAAAGGAATAATTAACGGCATTCACTCCATGAAAAAAGTGGATATAATCCTCTGCAGCATACCGGTAGGCAGGATGATTTGCCGAATTGATGTTGTATTCGATCATGTTCCAGAAAATGGATCCGGTTTCCGCCTTGAATTCATTGTTATTCCATACATAATCCGCATTCTTCATATATGCCCGGTACAGATCCGTTTGTGCAGTAACAGAAGGGAGCAGATCTCCATTATTGGCTGAAACGGAAGTGCTGCAGTTATTCCTGATAGCATTCACTACGGAAACCGTAGCCCCCGGAACGGTGGTGTAATACAGGAGTGCATCCTGGTACGCAGATTCAAACGGATACCAGTAGGTCCACTGGATAGGCTGAATGGATGAATAGTTGGCATCCACGTAACTCCGGTACGTAACATTGCCGGTTGCCGCGTAGAGATAAACCGCTGCCGTGAAGGATGTGGCAGACTGTGCATACTGGGAAATCTCCGGATTGGCACTACCAAAACCTGTATTGGCATAGGAGGAGAAGCCGGGATTATTCTGCAGCCATGTCCATGCCAGTTGGGCGCGGCTCAGCAGTGTGGCCCCATAGGTTTGCGTTGCCGGAATACTGCCGTACACGATCGCCGCGTGTGCGAAAATACTTGCCAGCGTACGGGTAGCGGAAGATGCCACACCGCCGTAGAATCGCTGCGGATTATCCGCTGAGGGCGGGCTGGCGCTGGGAAAACCCTGGGCAGATACCTTCATAAGTCCGCCCCCGTTGCTCTCCTGCATTTTCATCAGCCAGTCCAGCTCCCAACGGATCTCATCGAGAATGTCGGGTATTCCGTTTCCGCTTTCCGGTATTCCGTAGTTATCCGGAAAAATTCCCGGATTCTGTTCATAGGCATCAAGGAGATAGTGAACCGTGGCATGACAAAAATTGGTGTACTTGTTATAATCACCTGCATCGTGCCATCCACCCGAGAGATCCCGTTCCAGTCCGGTGTTGTTGGGCTGTGTAACATCCCTGCAGTTCAGATCCTGCATGGATCCCACATGGCAGGCTGTGTTGTCCGTATGCTGGGAGGAAGCATACGGCACCGATTTTGGCAGGCCGCAGCGCTGATAGTAGAGCGCTCTGATGGCATGTTTTAAAGCATTGTTATATACATCATCATTTATGGTAAATGTAAATGATCGTTTGTTACTGGAAGGATCATTGACATAATAATCGCCCTGCACATTTACAGAGGTAAATTCAAACCACCAGCCTTTGTCGCCCGACTGGGTATGCGTATTTCCGTTGTTCCAGGGAACCGGGCTTCCGGAAAACACGACCAGGTTGTCACTGGCACGCCTGACTTCCAGGACAGGACCAGGAGTGAAAGGAGAGGGAGCATTGTACCCTGTTTGCGGTTCTATGATCACTGCTACTTTTCGGGCATTCTGGCGGTATCCGATCTGGTCAATTCGGAAATGGTCGTCAATAACGGATTGGGATAAAAAGCAAGCTGGTGAGCAGACCAGAAGGGATAGAATCAATACCGATTTCATGAAATGAAAGTACGGAATTTCCGGAATCAGGCCGGAATGTGTACTTTTCGTATAGCCAGGTTTTTTTCATCCCTGTCTACCAGCCCATCTTTCAGGCGTACAATCCGGTGAGCATGCTGAGCTATATCCTCTTCATGGGTAACCACAATAATGGTATTTCCCAGGGCATGAATTTCTTCAAACAAAGCCATGATTTCAATCGATGTTCTTGAGTCAAGATTTC
Above is a genomic segment from Bacteroidia bacterium containing:
- a CDS encoding DUF2795 domain-containing protein, with the protein product MYWTLELAQYLEDAPWPATKEELIDFALRTGAPMEVIENLQEIEDEGESYESIEEIWPDYPTKEDFFFNEDEY
- a CDS encoding cob(I)yrinic acid a,c-diamide adenosyltransferase, producing the protein MKIYTKTGDKGDTSLIGGVRVPKSHARIEAYGTVDELNSWIGLIRDQKEAMPFGNILGEIQDRLFTIGSSLASDPEKARMKLPDLGEEDVKLLEKQIDEMLSGLPEMKSFILPGGHTTVSYCHIARCVCRRAERLSVALAAAHPVENIIITYLNRLSDYLFVLARRISADTGSPEMPWKPRL
- a CDS encoding glycoside hydrolase family 9 protein, producing the protein MKSVLILSLLVCSPACFLSQSVIDDHFRIDQIGYRQNARKVAVIIEPQTGYNAPSPFTPGPVLEVRRASDNLVVFSGSPVPWNNGNTHTQSGDKGWWFEFTSVNVQGDYYVNDPSSNKRSFTFTINDDVYNNALKHAIRALYYQRCGLPKSVPYASSQHTDNTACHVGSMQDLNCRDVTQPNNTGLERDLSGGWHDAGDYNKYTNFCHATVHYLLDAYEQNPGIFPDNYGIPESGNGIPDILDEIRWELDWLMKMQESNGGGLMKVSAQGFPSASPPSADNPQRFYGGVASSATRTLASIFAHAAIVYGSIPATQTYGATLLSRAQLAWTWLQNNPGFSSYANTGFGSANPEISQYAQSATSFTAAVYLYAATGNVTYRSYVDANYSSIQPIQWTYWYPFESAYQDALLYYTTVPGATVSVVNAIRNNCSTSVSANNGDLLPSVTAQTDLYRAYMKNADYVWNNNEFKAETGSIFWNMIEYNINSANHPAYRYAAEDYIHFFHGVNAVNYSFLVKSDVYGADRPIREIYHGWFGDATVYDGSAVPYIGPPPGFLTCGINPTYQPDGSYTGPPISPPMNQPVQKSYKDWNTSWPENSWEVTEVGIYTQAAYIKLISKFADTVSIVTSALTVPAVQVKTFPNPGPGIFNVETAEGDYEVTVYNGSGQIVLFLHSPAQIDLREFSDGLFFAVFRSPGGTVSFKLLNQSSNR